The Amycolatopsis sp. DG1A-15b genome contains the following window.
AGCAGCGAGCCGTCCAAAGTGGAGAAACCGGCGAGGAAGACGACCAGCGCCATGCCGAACGTCGCCCAGACGTGCACCCCGACGACGGCGAAGATCGCCACGCTCGGATTCCCCAGCCAGTCCACCGGGCCGAGGCCGACGAGGCCCAGCACGGCGTTGACCGGCCCGTCGAAGGCCAGCAGCAGGTTGAAGATCGCCCCGACGATCACCGGCGACAGCACGGCCGGGAAGAAGTAGACGCCGCGGTAGACCCGGTGGCCCGGCACCTTCAGGTGGATGAAGGTGGCGAGCAGGCCGGGGATGGCCACGGCGACCGGGAGCAGGAGCACGAGCAGCCCGACGTTGCGCACGGCGGTGTGGAACAGCGGATCACCGAACAGCGTCGCGTAGTTGTCGAAACCGACGGCCGTGCCGTTGCGGGCGCCGTCCCCGGTGAAGGAGAAGTTGACGCCGAGCAGCAGCGGCCACAGCCGCAGCAGGAGGACGATCAGCACGGCCGGGGCGACGAGGACGAGCGGCGCGAAGCGCTCGAGCCGTGTTCCGCGGGGGGCGCGCCGGACCGGCGCGGGTCCCCCGGTGGGCCGGGCCGGAGCCCGGTCCACCGGAGCGGGAGAGTACCCGGTCACGCCGTCAGCCCTTGTCCGACGCGGCCAGCTGCTGCAGCACCTCGTCGACGCCGATCGAGCCGCTCAGCAGCTGCTGAGAGAGCCGGCCCATGAGGTCGAGCGTCTTCGAGGAAAGGGCGACGTGGAGGGCGGGCTTGCCGGTCTTGACCTCCGAGACGATCGTCGCCACGGCCGGTCCGCCCGCCGACACGTCGATCGACGTGTCCGCGGCGATCGCGCCGCTGTCGGCGTAGAAGGACTTCAAGGCGTCGGTCGAGCTCAGCGCCCGGACCAGGTCCGCGGCCAGCTTGGGATCCTTCGTGGTCTTCGCGACCGCGTAGCCGATACCGCCGTCGTACGGGAGGCTCGGGGTGGCGGCCGGGTTGACCAGCGGCGTGGTCATCACGCCGACCTTGTCCGCGCCCAGGAACTCGGCGAAGTCCTTCCAGTGCCCGACGTCGGACATCAGGCCGATGACGTTCGCGGCCTTGCCGGACTGGAAGAGCGCGAACGCGTCGTTGAACATCGCGGTGGAGTTCGGGCCGTCGGTGTTCAGCCCGGTGTCGTTGACCTGCTTCCACAGCTCGAAGACGCGCTTGACGTCCGGTGAGGTCCAGTCGCGCTTGCCGGCGATCCAGTCGGTGGCCTCCTGCGGCGTCAGGGTCGCCGAACCCACGGCCGACAGGAAGAACTGGATCCCGGCGCCTTCCTTGTTGCCCAGCGCCAGGCACTTCGCGCCGGTCTTCGCGGCGATGGTGCCGCAGTCGCGGACGAACTCCTCCCAGGTCCGGGGCGGCGCCTGGGGGTTCAGCCCGGCCCTCTCGTAGAGCGACTTGTCGTA
Protein-coding sequences here:
- a CDS encoding extracellular solute-binding protein, which gives rise to MKQRTLFSAALVAALALTAGCGSAAGPAAPTGDASGKLVVWDWKSGDAKAASYVAKAKAEFAKQHPGVTVEFVAQPYDQYYTLLGAAIQAKRGPDVMLFNGGGQIRDRVGDLAPLDSYVADDRSRLSGWDAFTQEGKVYAEPVTLQGHPFYYDKSLYERAGLNPQAPPRTWEEFVRDCGTIAAKTGAKCLALGNKEGAGIQFFLSAVGSATLTPQEATDWIAGKRDWTSPDVKRVFELWKQVNDTGLNTDGPNSTAMFNDAFALFQSGKAANVIGLMSDVGHWKDFAEFLGADKVGVMTTPLVNPAATPSLPYDGGIGYAVAKTTKDPKLAADLVRALSSTDALKSFYADSGAIAADTSIDVSAGGPAVATIVSEVKTGKPALHVALSSKTLDLMGRLSQQLLSGSIGVDEVLQQLAASDKG
- a CDS encoding sugar ABC transporter permease, whose protein sequence is MDRAPARPTGGPAPVRRAPRGTRLERFAPLVLVAPAVLIVLLLRLWPLLLGVNFSFTGDGARNGTAVGFDNYATLFGDPLFHTAVRNVGLLVLLLPVAVAIPGLLATFIHLKVPGHRVYRGVYFFPAVLSPVIVGAIFNLLLAFDGPVNAVLGLVGLGPVDWLGNPSVAIFAVVGVHVWATFGMALVVFLAGFSTLDGSLLDAAKVDGASLPQTIRHVIVPGLSRTIQFVFVTTMIGMLTSMFGLLYVMTNGGPAGSTYLPEFYVWFQQGHLNQPALASAASTVLFLIMLVVGMAQIGILRRAGKED